A single genomic interval of Trichosurus vulpecula isolate mTriVul1 chromosome 6, mTriVul1.pri, whole genome shotgun sequence harbors:
- the HAUS3 gene encoding HAUS augmin-like complex subunit 3 — protein sequence MSCGNEFVETLKKIGYPKSDNLNGEDFDWLFETVENKPFLEWFCRNVNEQHVLTEKELQAFSTLQKSGQPILEEQALDEVLKTCKTSDLKTSTLEGIELEKLETELQALQKLKNLKIQRRNKFQLIASANSHRSLQLNAKEEEVTKNLKESQGFLNAVNTKITNQLQDLIDGVGKLTSFFGCSETKQGTTPPPPVFLSQLALEKYLSQEGQSTVALTLYTKKHFFPGIQELVESSNEENFQLFDIQTPSICDDDANESHEERRLEMARLQLAYVCAQHQLIQLKANKCSLQSCIKWAEENLQTLASKAIGKEDLEAKISSFSSEILKLEEQIAQLNNKTLPAVVKENAQLLNMPVVKGDFDLQLAKQDYYTSRQELVLNQLIKQKASFELLQLAYEIELRKHRDTHRQLESLTQELSQSNSVLHQRLEMLADPSISQQTHPRNTIDTKDCSTHRLYQLLEGEDKKQELFRTYEGLEEVAQKLKQNVSSVRDQLAIAAQEHSLFLSKLNNGVDMLYDTLYRGGNQLWLSDQELKEQFHQVDSHLKKLNHLLMDILSNVKAKRRILATDKLCQMERELYVYFFKDKEYLKNIVEKLEHQLKITTIGLED from the exons ATGAGTTGTGGAAATGAGTTTgtggaaactttaaaaaaaattggttatCCAAAGAGTGATAATCTTAATGGAGAAGATTTTGACTGGTTGTTTGAAACTGTTGAAAATAAACCTTTTTTGGAGTGGTTCTGCAGAAACGTAAATGAACAGCATGTATTGACTGAAAAAGAACTGCAAGCTTTTAGCACCCTTCAAAAATCTGGCCAGCCCATCCTAGAAGAACAAGCATTGGATGAAGTTCTTAAAACTTGTAAAACTTCTGATCTCAAAACATCTACTTTGGAAGGAATTGAGCTAGAAAAATTAGAGACTGAGCTCCAAGCTCTTCAGAagttaaaaaatctaaaaattcaGCGTCGTAATAAATtccaattaatagcttcagcaaataGTCATAGATCACTCCAGTTAAATGCTAAAGAAGAAGAAGTCACTAAAAATTTGAAGGAGAGTCAAGGATTTCTAAATGCTGTAAATACCAAGATAACTAATCAACTTCAAGATCTTATTGATGGAGTTGGGAAATTGACATCATTCTTTGGTTGTTCAGAGACAAAGCAAGGGACTACGCCACCGCCGCCGGTGTTTTTATCTCAACTTGCCTTGGAAAAATACTTAAGCCAAGAAGGACAAAGCACAGTAGCATTAACCTTGTATACCAAAAAACATTTCTTTCCAGGTATACAGGAGTTAGTTGAAAgttcaaatgaagaaaattttcAGCTTTTTGATATACAAACACCATCCATTTGTGATGATGATGCTAATGAATCTCATGAGGAGAGACGGCTTGAGATGGCTAGGCTGCAGCTGGCTTATGTTTGTGCCCAACATCAGTTAATTCAGTTGAAAGCAAACAAATGTAGCCTTCAGTCATGTATAAAATGGGCAGAGGAGAATCTTCAAACCCTGGCTAGCAAG GCTATTGGCAAAGAAGATTTAGAGGCCAAAATTTCTAGCTTCAGCAGTGAGATACTAAAGCTTGAGGAACAAATCGCCCAACTGAATAATAAAACATTACCTGCTGTGGTAAAAGAAAATGCTCAGTTACTGAATATGCCAGTTGTGAAGGGAGATTTTGATCTGCAGCTTGCTAAACAAGACTATTATACATCAAGACAAGAATTAGTTCTTAATCAGCTGATAAAACAGAAGGCATCTTTTGAACTTCTGCAGCTAGCATATGAAATTGAGTTAAGAAAGCATCGGGATACTCACCGCCAACTTGAGAGTTTGACTCAAGAACTTAGTCAAAGTAATAGTGTACTGCATCAAcgattagaaatgttagctgacCCATCCATATCTCAGCAGACCCATCCAAGGAATACTATTGATACCAAGGATTGTTCTACTCATAG GCTTTATCAGCTTTTAGAAGGGGAGGATAAGAAACAAGAATTATTCAGAACCTATGAAGGCCTGGAAGAAGTGGctcagaaactgaagcaaaatgtGTCTTCTGTACGAGATCAGCTGGCAATAGCTGCTCAAGAGCATTCTCTCTTTCTATCCAAACTGAACAATGGTGTGGATATGCTTTATGATACTTTGTATCGCGGAGGAAACCAGCTCTGGCTCAGTGATCAG gaaTTAAAGGAGCAATTTCATCAAGTTGACTCTCATTTGAAAAAGCTAAATCATCTGCTTATGGATATTCTTTCTAATGTAAAGGCAAAGAGAAGAATTTTGGCAACTGATAAACTATGTCAAATGGAACGAGAATTATATGTGTACTTTTTCAAAGATaaagaatatttaaagaataTTGTGGAGAAGTTAGAACATCAGTTAAAGATTACAACAATTGGTCTTGAAGATTGA